The genomic DNA CCACTCTGTACGATCTCCAGGCCAACACACCCTTTTTCTCCAGCCAGAACCGCATCTTCAACATCTTCCACAGAAACAATGTTCAGCTTAGGGTAGGCTGCCATCACGATTCCCGTGTATCGACCCTTCACAAAGACCTGCTGCCCAAATCTGGAGAGTGTTTTCAGATTCAGTGGATGTTTCCTCTCAGAAACCTTGGAAATTAGGAAAAAGCCGACGATGTCCTGGATTTCTGTCTTCAGAACCTCATTGTAACTGCAGAGCATTGCTGAACCAGCTATACGGATTCCTGTAGGCTTTTCCAAGTGGTAATTATACATCCCCCATTTGGTAACCCGGGATGGATCTCTTAGATAGTATTGGGTCATCGAAAGGAGTTCATCTAACCCAACAACCGTAAAATCGACTTCATCCAATCGAATTAGTGAAGACCCGTTGTGTGGTTCTTCTCCCTCCACTCTGAGTTTGTACGGTCCAAGCTGCCAATCGTAACCTAAAAATCCCAGACGGTATGGCCGATGGAACCGTTTTCTATCAACAAATACTGAGAAGCAATTGGGTGCTTTAGAGCGAACCTCTTGCAAAAAGTTCAGCGCTTCTTCGAGTTTTAGGCTGCTCCGTGATTTGCTTTGGGACAAAATCTGCAGAATTACATCAACTTCTTTAGGAGATGCTCCAAGATCAACCAGTCTCTGAAGGAAATTATTCAGTGTGCGCCCAGAACGGGGAATCGCACAGGTCACATGAAAAGGTGCATTCATAAATGGTCTAAATCAAGGAATCCATGTCATGCAACGGACGTGCGAACCTTTTGGGGCCAAATGATCGTATGATCAGACATTGTTAAGGAACATCATCGGGTTAGAGGTTTTGCCTTGAAGGGCATGGGCAAGACGTCAAGATAGGAATCAAATTTTTATTCAAGCTCTCGCAACCAAAGAAAAATGTCGCGAATCCTGCTGTTGTTAGTATCAATTTTCTTTTGCCCTCCCGTCTTTGCTGAATCGTCGCATGCATCACTCTTTGTAAAAACTGTCGAAGAATTCTCAATTTTTCCTGGGGAACAGCCGAATAACACAGTCTATCGCGATGGGAAATTGGTACTACAAAGCCCATCTGTTCAATGGTTAGACCTCATTCAAATCAAGGGCACAGATTCATGGCTGGTTTCAGGAATTGATGAAGAAGGTAAGTATCAAGGACATCTTCTCCTCAACGAGAAAGACAAGCTAGTGATGACCAATCAGGGCTACGGAGTCTATGATATTCTAAAACAAGAAACCGGTATTTTAGAAATTTACAGGACCCACAAGGGTCAACTGGAAATTATAAAAACTAAGTATAAGTCTGTGCGGAGTCCAACTGCTTCCCTAACTCATCTGGTCTTTGCCCACATTCGAGATTCCCGAAAAGAGCGAAACAAGCAAATCTTTGAGTTCCGTCTTCATCTCATTCGCCACGACTCTATAGAAATCAAGAGCCTCAAGCTTTACCCAAAAGATGAGTCTGCCAAATTGGAGATGGATTGGATAGACAAATCCAAAATTCAAATTCGTTATCATGACGGCAAAACTAAAACTTTTGATCTAAAGAAGTACGCACCAACTCTTTTTTGACTGATCCCAATCCAATATAAATCCCATACTGGTCTCCATGTTAGCTCTCCCCTTCCCAGCGATTGATCCCGCTCTGTTTACTCTTGGTCCCATCTCTTTGTTTGGTATGGAGCTGGGCCCCTTTAGTCTGCGTTGGTATGCTCTGGCCTATATTGCGGGACTACTGCTCAGAAGGGTGTACGTCAATCGTATGCTGTTAGCAGAGGCTCGTTGGCCTGGTGGGAAATCACCTGTTCCAATGGAGGAAACCGAAAACCTCTTGATCTGGATGACTCTTGGAGTTGTGTTGGGTGGCCGACTTGGATATGTCTTGTTTTACAGCCCACATCTGCTCACAGAACCAGCAAGCGTGTTTGCAATGTGGAAAGGAGGAATGTCTTTTCATGGAGGCATGCTGGGTGTGGTCGTCTCTGTGATTCTCTATGCCCAACGTCACAAGGTTTCACTCCTCTCTCTTGGAGACGCCATCGCCATCGCAGCTCCAATTGGCTTATTCTTTGGACGCTTGGCAAATTTCATCAATGGAGAATTATGGGGTAGAGTTTCTGATGTTCCCTGGGCCATTGTTTTTCCACAAGTAGAATCTTATGCCCTGGCATATCCTGAGCTGGCAGCCACCATCGGCCAGGGACGTCATCCTAGTCAATTGTACGAAGCAGCCTTGGAAGGTCTTATCCTCTTTCTTGTACTGGCTCATCTCGCCTGGCGCACCGATGCTCTCAAGAGGCCTGGCACTTTAGTTGGCACATTCTTGGTGGGTTATGGCTTGGCAAGAGCATTCTGTGAATTTTTTAGAATGCCAGATGTGGGGATTGGCTTTGACCTAGCTTTTGGCAACCTCGGCATTTCCAGAGGGCAGTTGCTCTGTCTACCGATGATCATCGCAGGACTGCTGTTTCTGAAGTATGCACAAGGAGCACAATCAACCGAGCCAGCACCAAAGTCGTAGATTGCTTACTGTTTATCTCATCATCCTTTTCTAGAAAAATTATTGAGCAATTGTTCCCCAGGGATAATCAACAAATAACGTTGTTTCCTGCCCCTCAGATCCCGTTGCCACGTCAAAGCGATAGATAAACCCTGACCCAGTGACAAGTCTCGCTCCCAGCCCTGTAGAATTTCTCGACTCATCCCAAAGATCCTCTCGCTGCTCTGCAACTGTTCCCGTCTCATAAAAGAAAGCGAGTTGGAATCCTGTTCGAAAATCTCGAATGAAGTATAAGTCAAACGGAGTATTCTCGTCGGTCAGGTTCCAACGGAATTCATAGCCATAGAATTCGGTGTGAGCTCCACTGAAGCGCCCTCCAGCATAGGAACGCAAACGCGAACTACCACCGAGGCTACTGGCTGTTCCATATTTTCTGCTTGCTTGTGTATCAGTTGCTAATTTCTTTAAGCTTTCATCACAGGGATCACCTGCTGTGCAAGTATAATTAGTTCTCAAATCATCGAGAATTGATTGATAGTCAGTCACCCCTTCCTTGGTCACAGTAGCATCTGAACGAAAATAGTTGATAGCAAAGGTGCTACTCTCTAGCAGTGGTATGTACCCGGTCAAGTTAGTGTCGACCGTGTAGCTTTCTGAAGAGTCTGCTTCTATCGATGGAGATTCAGACCTAGTAGCTACGAATCGGACACCCATTCGAGGATCTAACCGGTCATCCGTAACATCGATCTGGGTTCCGTAGGTCAATCTTTGGAATGTAAAGGGCTCTGGATCGGCGTATTCCTGACGATTCTCTTCTTTCCCTTGATAGATCACAGCGCTGGGTTCTGAGCGGATGTTGTACTGGAGGGTAAAGAACTCCAGACGACGCTTCAAGAAAGTGAAGGTCAGTCGACCTCCGTACAAGGAAGTATTCTGTAATTCGACGATGTTGAAGTCGTCTGGATCCGAATCGATTCCTCGCTCACCATACTGCTTTTGCGAGCCCTTGTTGAATCTAAGATAGGTCACATCCAGCAGAACGTTTTCAGGCCACAACTCGATATCGGTTACACCAGTAATGGTTCCTTCAACATCTCCACCAACACCAACCAAGAAAAAATCTGTGGTGCTATCAAAGGTGTTATTGAAGGCTCCAATCACCCCAAGCCCTGTCCCCACACCAGGTAAGATGTAGGGTATAGGAGCGATCAGATATCCAAAGTCTCTTGGGAATTGTGAACGTCTGCGTTCGATGGCCTCTGAAAAACTAGTTAACAGAAGCATGGGAATCATTATCCAGAGGATTCGTAGAAACATAGGATCTCTCATTTACATCTAAGGAAAAGTAACAGAGTGTTGGTTCAAAAAAATATTCTTGCAGAATTTCAATGTATTGGATTGACCGGCTACATGTGCAAATGCTGTTCTTATTCTCAGAAACTAGAATTAAAGATAATTTCTGGAGTAATAGACAATCTTCCATGGCCTCTTGATTTTCATCAATCTTTTACTTGGATTAGATAAGTCAAATCAAAGAATACTAGATGGAATCCAATTAAAATTATTATTTTTCTAGAGTAATAAATTTCAAATTAGCTAAGATTTGGTTAAGTGTGATTTATCCATTCTGTAAAATAAGCGAGGTTATAAAATGATAGGATCAGCGAATAGAGCATGCAAAGCGTATCTGTTAGGGTTGAGTTTTTTATTCGCTCCAATTGTGTCTAATGCTGAATTACCAGTTGGCACAACTCCAAAGACCATTGTTCTAGAGGGGGAGCAGGGCAAATTGGTTGACGGTGGTGGCCCTTGGAAAAGTGACAGGTTCCTTGGTTACGTCACGATCCTTTTTTATGTGGACCCAGATGAGAGTGACTTGAACAACGCAGCCAGTGAGGCACTGAAGAATGCTAATCTGCCCGCAGACCAAGTTCGCTCTGTAGCGGTGATAAACATGGATGCAACGCTACTCCCGAATTTCCTGATCCAGGGCAAGTTGGAGGACAAGCAGAAGGAATATCAAAACACCCTCTATGTGATGGACTACAAGAAAGTCTTGGTAAATGAGTGGGGTCTAGGCGATCACAACAATGACGTTGTGATTTTTGACAAGCAGGGGGAGGTGCTCTTCAGCGTGGATGGTCAGCTGAACGACTCACAGATCGAGCAAATGCTTGCAGCTGTCAAAAGTGGATTCAATTGATTGGTAGCCTGATCTGTCATTTTTGAGGAAAATCCGGGGGGGGCACTTGAAAGGTCATGTCAGGATTTTCCACTTTCCACCCTTCGCTGTTGCAAGTGGCCACACAGGCTTGCTGCATGATTCTGAGGATTTTCCAGTAATGTTCTGCTGCAGGGCTCTTCATCCTGACATAGAGAAAGTACTGAATGGATCCTGACTGAATCGCGCTCATTTCGACACTCAACTCTTCTAAAAATGGTTGTAGCCCATTTTGGTCGATGAACAGCCCAATCGATTTTTCAAACGCACTCGGCACGAGATCCAAGCAGATCTCCTGGTGTTCAAGGCTGATTCCAAAACTTCCGACACAGGCAAAGGCACCCATCGAGAGATTTTTGATTGCTAGACTCAAATAATCACTAACCAAAAATGTTCGGATCATTTCTCTTGATTTGATCTGAACAAACTCTGGAGTTTGGATAACGACCTGACCAAACGTTCCATCTGGCAACAAAATATAGTCGTTTAAATTGGATGAAAACCAGGGTTCATCATTAGCAATCGGCTGAGAGATCAGCTGAGACATTTCGCTGAGAGGCATGCGCAACTCACCCCCCTCCAGAACCGGATTGACCAGATGGGAATATATGTTTATGGACTTCACCAGCCAAGGCACACCCTCGTAAGTGACCATTTCCCCTTCTCTGACGGCTCCCAAGTTCAATAGGAGCTTTGCCTCTGCCAGAAATTGAGGTAGATACTTCTTTAGCCCAATCGCAATCCCAGCCAGAATCAACAACGCCAAGCCCAAGAGCAGCCAGTCTCCAGTCACATACAAAACAATGAGAAAGACGGCTGTTGAGGCCATCATCATAAGAATTCTGTAGGTGTAGAAGAGCACTCGTGAGTATTGACTTCTGGTCTGAAATTCGTCGACGTCTTCCTTCGGAACCATAAAACGCAGCACACTCCGCATCCCGAACCAGACTGCCATGGTCGCAAGGACGGCCAACATCAGGTTTAGGCCCCGACCTGTTAAGAAAGCTCCAAAAGCTGACCAAACACTTGTCCAGATTGATTCCTGGCGAATTTGTAGATTTCTCAATTGCAGCTTAAACAATTCCAGGTTTCGCTGTGCCTCTGCCTTACGCTCTCGCCAATCTTTCTGAATTGTTTGGATTTGTCTTCTTGTCGCAAGATCGACCTCAGCTTGAGACCACTCTTCAATCTTAAGAATCGAGTTTTCAATTTCTGAAAGATTTTGCTGATAAAATTCTATGGTTTTCCGAATTCGCTCAATGGCTCTCGGCTGCTCAGTCAGATCCTTCAGGCTCTGAAAAATGGGTTGAATGATCTCGATTAGATCGCTTTGCCAGTCAAAGCTCTGATCAGGCACCTCCTTAAAATTTTCTAGGTCCAGTCCTCCAGTGACGATTGACTCAAAAGCTACCTCTGCGTTCTTCAGAATCTTCTCGGATTCAGCGACTTGTCCTTCAAGGGCTATTTCTGTCAACTGCGTTGGATTTTGATCTAGCTTTGCCCTCAGATCCTCGAGTATCTTCTGCTGCAAGCTGATGATTCCCGTAAATTCAATCAACTGCTTCTTTAACTCCTGCTGACGCTGTTGTGAATTTTGCTCTACGCTTTGCTGGATCTTATTCGGAGTATCAATCTGTTGATGTTGTCCCAGCCCTTCTGAGACAAGAACGAAATAGAAAAGAGCCAAACAAGCGAGTTTGACAATCAATAGCTTGGTGTGATTGGGAAAA from SAR324 cluster bacterium includes the following:
- the lgt gene encoding prolipoprotein diacylglyceryl transferase encodes the protein MLALPFPAIDPALFTLGPISLFGMELGPFSLRWYALAYIAGLLLRRVYVNRMLLAEARWPGGKSPVPMEETENLLIWMTLGVVLGGRLGYVLFYSPHLLTEPASVFAMWKGGMSFHGGMLGVVVSVILYAQRHKVSLLSLGDAIAIAAPIGLFFGRLANFINGELWGRVSDVPWAIVFPQVESYALAYPELAATIGQGRHPSQLYEAALEGLILFLVLAHLAWRTDALKRPGTLVGTFLVGYGLARAFCEFFRMPDVGIGFDLAFGNLGISRGQLLCLPMIIAGLLFLKYAQGAQSTEPAPKS
- a CDS encoding YtfJ family protein, producing the protein MIGSANRACKAYLLGLSFLFAPIVSNAELPVGTTPKTIVLEGEQGKLVDGGGPWKSDRFLGYVTILFYVDPDESDLNNAASEALKNANLPADQVRSVAVINMDATLLPNFLIQGKLEDKQKEYQNTLYVMDYKKVLVNEWGLGDHNNDVVIFDKQGEVLFSVDGQLNDSQIEQMLAAVKSGFN